From one Planktothrix agardhii NIES-204 genomic stretch:
- the dtd gene encoding D-tyrosyl-tRNA(Tyr) deacylase, giving the protein MRVIVQRVNASQVTVGGEIIGQIGRGLNLLVGIAQTDTEIEINWMVRKCLELRLFSDPQTNTGKWEKSIQEIQGELLVVSQFTLYGDCRKGRRPSFDRSAPPATAEKLYQQFVEQLRLSGLKVETGKFGAMMQVSIENDGPVTLILEKEANS; this is encoded by the coding sequence ATGCGGGTAATTGTTCAACGAGTTAATGCGTCTCAAGTTACTGTCGGAGGTGAAATCATCGGTCAAATTGGGAGAGGACTCAACCTATTAGTAGGAATTGCTCAAACAGATACCGAAATAGAAATTAATTGGATGGTGCGAAAATGCTTAGAATTAAGATTATTTTCCGATCCCCAAACCAACACTGGAAAATGGGAAAAATCCATTCAAGAAATTCAAGGTGAATTATTAGTGGTAAGTCAATTTACTCTCTATGGGGACTGTCGCAAGGGTCGGCGTCCGTCCTTTGATCGTTCAGCACCTCCAGCAACGGCTGAAAAGCTTTATCAACAGTTTGTTGAACAATTGCGTTTGAGTGGTTTAAAAGTAGAAACAGGGAAATTTGGCGCCATGATGCAAGTTTCAATCGAAAATGATGGCCCGGTTACGTTAATCTTAGAAAAAGAAGCAAACTCTTAA